Proteins encoded by one window of Girardinichthys multiradiatus isolate DD_20200921_A chromosome 14, DD_fGirMul_XY1, whole genome shotgun sequence:
- the LOC124880328 gene encoding LOW QUALITY PROTEIN: probable E3 ubiquitin-protein ligase ARI8 (The sequence of the model RefSeq protein was modified relative to this genomic sequence to represent the inferred CDS: inserted 1 base in 1 codon) gives MWVKEEAINVCHQIHEGAGGQKPSTGCQRPVARLGGSSQFLDQFLENKNRALGHVGQSRFVCGVYGCNARWSYKEIQKMALLTPEEIKHFKKMSTINAAVNRKCPGCKSSVARQNEFNLCISCKACTTKTGHPYEFCWQCLREWKGPKPRLDRCENDGCCNTALQTLKTCPISSLXTVKGITGCPSIRGCPTCGSLLEHKRNHCKHLDCPQCKVKFCFVCLKSFTEYSKTSSISAPCSSGVAPRQTVIPVWKKN, from the exons ATGTGGGTGAAAGAGGAAGCCATCAACGTCTGCCATCAGATTCATGAGGGAGCAGGAGGTCAAAAACCCTCAACTGGCTGCCAAAGACCTGTAGCAAGACTTGGTGGCAGCAGCCA ATTTCTGGATcagtttctggaaaataaaaaccgtgCTCTGGGACACGTG GGGCAAAGCAggtttgtgtgtggtgtgtATGGCTGCAATGCTCGGTGGTCTTATAAGGAAATTCAGAAGATGGCTCTCCTGACCCCTGAAGAAATAAAGCACTTTAAGAAAATGAGCACCATCAATGCTGCTGTTAACAGAAAA TGTCCTGGATGCAAGTCCTCTGTTGCAAGACAAAATGAGTTTAATCTCTGCATCAGCTGCAAAGCATGCACAACAAAGACAGGACATCCATATGAGTTCTGCTGGCAGTGTCTGAGGGAATGGAAAGGTCCAAAGCCACGGTTGGACCGCTGTGAGAATGATGGCTGCTGCAACACGGCGCTTCAAACTCTGAAAACCTGCCCGATATCGTCTT ACACGGTGAAAGGAATCACTGGATGTCCCTCCATCCGTGGCTGTCCCACCTGCGGGTCACTGCTGGAGCATAAACGAAATCACTGCAAACACCTTGACTGTCCTCAGTGTAAGGTCAAGTTCTGTTTCGTGTGCCTGAAGTCTTTTACTGAATATTCGAAAACAAGTTCAATATCAGCACCGTGCTCCAGTGGTGTTGCTCCCAGACAGACGGTTATCCCTGTGTGGAAAAAGAATTAA